TGAGCAAACATATGCCAATCCAGATAAAAAGAAGAGAAGGGTGATGAAAACCCTCAGGAAGCAGGATGAGACCGATCCATAGAATAATCCAAAGCAAAAGCCAAAGAAGTAACAACAGGATAAGAAACCATCTGCACCACCATGTTAACTGCTCTTTCCAATTCCTCGGAAAAAGCCACCATCCACCGATTTTGACAAGAAGTCTCCATAAAAGACAGAGCATTTGTGTTAGTAAGAAAAAATGCAAAGACAGAATGGATGTCATATTTGCACACCATCAAGAATATAACAGAGAACGAGATCACTAGGTAATGATTATCCTTCCATCATAAGAGAAAACAACGAGCAAGAGGCTGCTCAACTGATGATGAAATAAACCCATTCCTCACAACAACCGCAATCATTACATTGCAATTCCCTAAATATCAGATCAACCACGATGCCAAATGATTCAAAGAAAGGACCAACTCTTTTCATTATGATACGAAGCCCCATGAGAAAGGCACCAACTTCCGACCACAAAGTAAAATGATTACTAAAAAAGCAGAGGATCTAACAAATATAACTAACATACCCCTGCCGAGTAGATACTAATTAGCATGTAATGAGTGGAGTTGAATATAGACCGGTACCAAATAGTCCCCGAAACAAACACTGAATGCCATCAAAAGGAAACCGAGATACCCACTGACAAGGATATTCTCAATGAACAAGAACGTAGCCAAACAGAACAGACGGATAGCAAAACAAAGGCCCATACAATACCAAAACTACCAGCCAAATAAAAGTTGCCCCTCCAACCTCCATACTTAGTGAGGAGGTACTACCAAATATAGCTACAATAGAGATGTTGCCATAAGGTAGGACAACATCCCCCCTATAGCCATATAAGGAAGTGAAAAAACACACAAAGCAAGGAGACAAGAGAAGACAATaccataaaggggatctcaatccGATAGTAGAAGCCACAACAATCTCCCTACTCCATGAGGAAATTCTAACAAGAAATGTCAACAACAAAGGTATTGTCCCGAAGACCAACACCTTCACTACAAACACTTACGAAAGAAAACCACATCAAGCATAGAAAATGAAGGAGGTTTCTGAAAGGAGATCTTGCTAAGAAAGAAGCTTCATGCAGGAAATAGGAATGTCCGAAGGAGAAACCTCTAAGAAATCAGCATCCTCAGCAATAACCTTATTCACCAAGAAATCCACAATGACATTGATCTCCCTAAAAcagtgagagatagagaaagtgGAAAAGCACTTTAATTGCACAAGAATGTGGTCTGAAAAATACTGCAAATGCCAAGAGAGACATTTTTTGGCAACAACCACCTGAAACACCACCATTGAGTCTccttcaataacaatatctttTATGTTTAATGAAAGAGCGAGATCAAGTCCAAAGGATAAAGCCTGGAACTCGGCCACATTATTAGTACCCTGACCAATATGTTTTCCCACGGCTTTAATGATCTTAGAAGAATGATGAAAAATAACTACTCCAAAACCAGACCTTcccggattccccttagaagccccatcaaactgaattttgaatGAAGGGAAGGGGGGAGGGCTCCATTTAGCCATCTTGCGTTTAACAAGAGAAGATAGTCCATCTGATATAGCCCCATGGGAAGGCATTAGACAAAGCGAAGACCATTTCCAGGTGACCCAATTGTCCCAGTGAGAAAAAGACCtgaaatgatctaaatttttatggatgaaagAAAGAACCACCTCACAAATGGAGGATTGTATTTTACCAATTACATCAATCAAGGTGGCAAATTTATGTTTGAAAATTTTAGAATTCCTTTCAAGCCAGAGATTCCAGATCACCAGTGATAGGGCCACAACCCAAAGAGATGAATAAAACGAAGAGGAGAACAACAAGGGCCAGACCATGAATTGGGAAAATAGATTAGGACAAAGAGCAGAAGACCAACCAAGCATGCCAAACAGCCAATACCAGCACTCAGAAGCAAATGGACAAAGCAAGAAAAGGtgatccatggattccatacaataaccataaaaaacacaaggaaatactGTTGTAATCTCAAGCCTATCCAATCACATCCCAGTGAGGGCTTTATCCtagactgccaaccaagcaaaagacccTACCTTAGGAAGACAAGTCGGATGCCAAAAAAGCTTAGTAGGCCAGGAAGAGGGTGAAGAAATCTGAACCAAAGAATTATAACCATCTTTTACTGAATATGAACCTGCAACATTCTTAATCCAGACCAAGGAGTCCTCCTTATTGTGAAAAACAAGAGGTCTTTTGTGAAGTTCTTCCACAAAAGCAAGTCTAAGATTATTATCAATAGGCAAGGGAGGAACAATCTTCCATTTAGCCACTAAACATGGATCTGTGGAggcaatgtcaaaataatttgcaaCAAAAGGCCCCCAAAGGTCCGATAGAATATCGGGAAAAGGGGACCAGTCTTAGATAGTTGCAAGAGCAGGATgcccattccagacttcatcccaaaatcGGGCCTTCTTCCCCTTATGGACAACCCAAGATAGATGTGGTAAAACAACCCTCCTACAAGATACCAAAAAGTTCCAGAATGCAGAACCCTTCGGAAGAGATGTagcagtaaaaatcctttctctggaagctccccttaaatacttagcaagCATGATGGAAGCCCATTTTCTATAAGGGTTTGGATATAACTTCCAAACCAATTTTGCCCCCAACGCCTTATTCTAAACAGCTAAATCGCGAATACCCGCACCCCCAAGCTCTTTGGGATGACAAATATTGTCCCAAGCAAGAAGAGGGATCTTCTTCCTACCTCCCAAAttatcattccaaaggaaggatCTAAGGGAAACCTTAATGTCCTTAAGAACTTGAGAGGGAGCCTGCAAAATAGACATCAAATATGTAGGGATGGCattcaaaactgatttgattaaaagGATCTTACCGGCCATCGTAAGCCACTTGTGGTTCTAGGAGGAAATTTTGGAGGTTATTGAAtgaacaactttatcccaaaaggaggtATTTTTAGAGCCCAGAAAGAAAGGAATGCCCAAATACATGCACGGAAAAGTCCCTACTTGGAAACTCCAAAAGCGGATGAGTTTATCCCTAACTAGAGGGGAGACGTTCACAAAAAAGACTTTGGACTTCTGATTATTAACCTTTTGTCCAGAAAAAGCAACATAGTCAGAGATAATTTTCTTTATAACTCGAGCTTCCCTCAAAGAGGCAACCCCAAATAGAAGCGTGTCATCAGCAAACAAGCAATGGGATTGTGGAGAAAGGAGGCCATCAACTTTGATACCTGACCATAACCCAGATGTCGTAGCATTAGAGATGGCCCTACTTAAAGCTTCCGCCAAAAGAATAAACAAGAAAGGGGAcaagggatccccttgcctaagtcccCAAGAGGAAGCAAAAAACCTCGAAGGGGAACCATTAATCAAAAATGAGAAGCGGGCAAAAGATATGCATCAAAACACTCATTTGACCTAGCAACGCGAAAATCCCAAACGATACAAAACAGCCACAAGGGACTGCCAATTAACACGATCATAAGCCTTAAGCATGTCTAGTTTAAGGATCATGGCCGGAACCTTTTGTTGAGATATGGAGTGCAAAATTTCATGAGTTACAATCGCACCTTCAGATGTCTCCCGACTAGGCACAAAATCACCCTTCTCCAAGGAAACTATCTAAGGAAGGAGCCTAGAAAGCCTAAccaaaattgccttagtaaaaATTTTATATAAAGTGGTACACAAGGCAATCCGTTGCCATCATTACAATTGATGATGACACATCTCTTTAACACATTTTTTAACTTGTTCGCATCAATACTATTATTAGTGTCTGAAATATATTAAACACAATGCAACAATCTTGAGATTGTCAACCACTTGATAAGCTACCATTATATATTATGTTGTAGTGAGTTCAATTCCTAACCactaatgggaaaaaccactctTGGTATTCAATTTAAAATTTATAGCTAATCTTAGGCATTTATTTCTCCCTCCATAAATTTGCAACCTACCTTTGCATTCACCACTTCTTAGCCTCTTGCTTATTTCCTAGGAAAATTTTGGTAGACatattgtaggagataggatttttcAGGAGGTTTAGGAGAAGATCTTCATTAAGCTTCAAAGCGAGGATTATGGAAGGAAGGCTGAGAAACAAGAGGTGATTCAACAATAAGGATTTTCATTCACATTCAGGTTCTTTCTTTGAGAAATTATGTAGTTAAAAGAGAAAGATTTTGATATTTCGATTGATTAGAAAGAGGGAGGGTTAGATAATGTAGGAAATTGCATTCTCATCCTTTAATCTTTTCAGTTTTGATAAAGGAAATATAATTTCATACACCCTTCTTGGTTTATATTTGATAAAGGAAATATAGATTACATTTATATGCATGTATGAGATTAATAAAGTGAAATATGtattagaataaaataatatgcacatgatattattgccaacataatt
This genomic stretch from Cryptomeria japonica chromosome 8, Sugi_1.0, whole genome shotgun sequence harbors:
- the LOC131857574 gene encoding uncharacterized protein LOC131857574 gives rise to the protein MAKWSPPPFPSFKIQFDGASKGNPGRSGFGVVIFHHSSKIIKAVGKHIGQGTNNVAEFQALSFGLDLALSLNIKDIVIEGDSMVVFQVVVAKKCLSWHLQYFSDHILVQLKCFSTFSISHCFREINVIVDFLVNKVIAEDADFLEVSPSDIPISCMKLLS